The following proteins are co-located in the Gloeocapsa sp. PCC 7428 genome:
- a CDS encoding glycosyltransferase, with product MRILWTIASVNPASGGPIEAVKQISESLNSRGCISEVACLDSPDAPWLKTFPLKVHALGPGITGYGYSANFVPWLKHNARNYDCAIANGIWQYSSFGTWLALRNTSTPYFVFTHGMLDPWFKRTYPLKHLKKWLYWPWADYQVLRDARAVFFTCEEERLLARQSFWLYKCHEVVVNFGTAAPSENPTLQRQQFLHQFPQLSHKRLLLFLSRIHIKKGCDLLIQAFAKVANLDDSLHLVIAGPDQTGWQAELQQQAEKLGISQKITWTGMLSGDLKWGAFYAAEIFILPSHQENFGIVVAEAMACGTPVLISNKVNIWREILAGEAGLVANDDLNGTTQILHRWLAMSPQEQQCMRQKAKDCFTRTFEIHQAAESLLNAINTNSMR from the coding sequence ATGCGAATTCTTTGGACGATCGCATCGGTTAATCCTGCTAGTGGCGGACCAATTGAAGCAGTAAAGCAAATTAGTGAATCACTAAACAGCCGAGGCTGCATAAGTGAAGTCGCCTGTCTCGATTCGCCAGATGCACCGTGGTTAAAAACATTTCCGTTGAAAGTTCATGCATTAGGACCTGGAATCACAGGTTATGGGTACTCAGCGAATTTTGTACCGTGGCTAAAACACAATGCGCGTAATTATGACTGTGCGATCGCTAACGGAATTTGGCAATATTCTAGCTTTGGAACGTGGTTGGCTTTACGCAATACCAGCACGCCTTATTTTGTCTTTACCCACGGAATGCTCGATCCTTGGTTCAAACGCACTTATCCCCTCAAACATTTAAAAAAATGGCTTTATTGGCCCTGGGCAGACTATCAAGTATTGCGCGACGCACGCGCCGTTTTTTTTACTTGCGAAGAAGAACGCTTGTTAGCCCGTCAATCGTTTTGGTTGTACAAATGTCATGAAGTTGTTGTCAACTTTGGTACAGCAGCACCTTCAGAGAACCCAACGTTACAACGGCAACAATTCCTCCATCAGTTTCCTCAACTATCGCATAAACGCTTATTATTATTTCTCAGTAGAATTCATATTAAAAAAGGTTGCGATCTTCTCATTCAAGCGTTTGCCAAAGTTGCAAACCTTGATGATTCGCTACATCTTGTCATAGCAGGTCCCGATCAAACTGGTTGGCAAGCTGAACTACAACAGCAAGCAGAAAAGTTAGGTATAAGTCAAAAGATTACTTGGACAGGAATGCTGTCAGGTGATTTAAAGTGGGGTGCATTTTATGCGGCGGAGATTTTTATCCTTCCTTCGCATCAAGAAAATTTTGGTATTGTTGTAGCCGAAGCTATGGCGTGTGGAACCCCAGTTCTGATTTCTAATAAAGTGAATATTTGGCGGGAAATTTTAGCAGGTGAAGCAGGGTTAGTTGCTAATGACGATCTCAATGGCACTACACAAATATTACACAGGTGGTTAGCGATGTCGCCTCAAGAACAACAATGTATGCGACAAAAGGCTAAAGATTGTTTCACGCGAACGTTTGAGATTCACCAAGCAGCAGAAAGTTTATTAAATGCCATTAATACAAACAGCATGAGGTAG
- a CDS encoding phytanoyl-CoA dioxygenase family protein: protein MYTKKFLAVENEKIIKAIRENGYFVFEEALTKEYVESILQEVDFEKVLVNTNDVGVVFSGSQKFLTHCLAKSKKAYDVITSSKVLDICNKYFSHKFLLVNHRIYQTQASHYMPWHTDNNRQVGYQLSEKHNMSGLLFLFYLSDVTKNAFQIVRNSHHWADNYNHEIYLSESFIKKFEKDIVTLQMPQGSLIICNTHVIHRAEPLDNKNYVRKTLLFQVDEVGDDLENVGHGEPNLINTEYLDNLSPAVVEYLGFGRPRNYPTYPYSSVSTISNRELVALQKQLLLTLFKAIPKKMVVALVSYRVIIAAKRMMWKIKHN from the coding sequence ATGTATACGAAAAAATTTTTAGCCGTTGAGAATGAAAAGATTATAAAAGCAATTAGAGAGAATGGTTACTTCGTATTTGAGGAAGCTCTTACCAAAGAATATGTAGAATCTATTCTACAAGAAGTAGATTTTGAAAAAGTTTTAGTTAATACAAATGATGTAGGAGTCGTTTTCAGCGGTTCGCAAAAATTCTTGACGCATTGCCTGGCTAAATCTAAGAAAGCATATGATGTCATTACATCCAGTAAAGTTTTAGATATCTGCAACAAATACTTCTCGCATAAATTCTTATTAGTAAATCATCGTATTTATCAAACTCAAGCCTCGCATTATATGCCATGGCACACTGATAATAATCGGCAAGTTGGTTATCAACTTTCTGAAAAACACAATATGTCAGGATTGCTTTTTCTTTTTTATCTTTCAGATGTCACAAAAAATGCTTTTCAGATCGTTAGAAACTCACATCATTGGGCAGACAACTATAACCATGAGATTTATTTGAGTGAGAGTTTTATCAAGAAATTTGAGAAAGATATTGTTACTTTACAAATGCCGCAAGGAAGTTTAATTATTTGTAATACCCATGTTATTCATCGAGCAGAACCTCTTGACAACAAGAATTATGTGAGAAAGACATTGCTATTTCAAGTTGATGAAGTTGGTGATGATTTGGAGAATGTAGGACATGGGGAACCAAATTTGATTAATACAGAATATTTAGATAATCTTAGCCCCGCAGTCGTAGAGTATTTAGGATTTGGTCGCCCGCGAAATTATCCAACTTATCCTTATAGTTCGGTATCTACAATATCAAATAGGGAGCTTGTGGCGTTGCAAAAGCAGTTGTTACTCACTTTATTTAAAGCAATTCCCAAAAAAATGGTTGTTGCGCTTGTATCTTATAGAGTGATTATTGCTGCTAAAAGAATGATGTGGAAAATCAAACACAACTAA
- a CDS encoding putative colanic acid biosynthesis acetyltransferase has translation MDYQIQNLKEFRLPQNFRGKPGWYVQLWWLVQSTLFGLSPQFMYAWRRWLLKTFGATVGQKVLIRPTARITYPWKVQIGDYSWIGDDVVLYSLGDIAIGNNVVISQRSYLCAASHDYNSPSFDIFAKPVRIEDEVWLATNVFVAPGVTIGKGAVVGACSSVFRSLPSMMICTGCPAQPLRRREKQTVVLTSH, from the coding sequence ATGGATTATCAAATACAAAATCTCAAAGAATTTAGATTACCACAAAATTTTCGCGGCAAACCAGGATGGTATGTACAACTTTGGTGGTTAGTCCAGTCTACTTTATTTGGTTTATCGCCACAGTTTATGTATGCTTGGAGACGATGGCTACTCAAAACTTTTGGTGCAACTGTTGGGCAAAAAGTGTTAATTCGACCTACCGCAAGAATCACTTATCCTTGGAAAGTTCAGATTGGTGATTACAGTTGGATTGGTGACGATGTGGTTTTGTATAGTTTGGGCGACATAGCGATTGGCAACAATGTTGTCATTTCTCAACGTTCGTATCTTTGTGCTGCCAGTCATGATTACAATTCTCCATCTTTTGATATCTTTGCTAAGCCAGTACGCATTGAGGATGAAGTTTGGCTAGCGACAAATGTGTTTGTTGCACCTGGAGTTACCATCGGGAAAGGTGCAGTAGTAGGCGCGTGTAGTAGCGTTTTTCGCTCGCTTCCTTCAATGATGATTTGTACAGGATGTCCTGCCCAGCCTTTACGTAGAAGGGAAAAGCAAACTGTGGTTTTGACAAGTCACTAA
- a CDS encoding NB-ARC domain-containing protein encodes MKISIEEALEIVEKVTHQGGLSKVQEIVFRQCWEGSSYQEIARNSGYQLGYIRDVGHKLWQSLSKAFGQRITKTNFQRIINQYQLAASCPTDKCQASPASAFSLPTLQQSTVKYKQEWKEIIDVSKFFGRTIELANLEEWIVSDRCRVVSLSGMPGIGKTSLAAVCAEKIQHEFEYLIWHNVRNAQPIKELLAEIIIFLGQQPGIELPQTIDGLLACLMKYLRQHRCLLILDNYESVLQSGGKAGRYRDNYEGYGQLLRQVADERHQSCLLLTTRELPISLNVKAGDNLPVRSLQLSGLSPEPACEILAAKGLIFTNKEARELVERYSGNPLALKIAAASIQSLYKKNVSKFLSQDRIVFGEIWDLLEQQFNRLSNREKQVMLWLTNQDPHLLHINENDLPGLSIRNVLEALQSLQQRSLIKNDSFCFTQPNMILEYIKEVTHYKSESSILKFTSVPSELSQVPTLSKKQG; translated from the coding sequence ATGAAAATATCAATAGAAGAAGCACTAGAAATAGTGGAAAAAGTAACTCACCAAGGTGGTTTAAGTAAAGTTCAAGAGATTGTATTTCGGCAATGTTGGGAAGGGAGTTCTTACCAAGAGATTGCGAGAAACTCTGGCTATCAATTAGGTTATATTCGAGACGTTGGTCATAAGCTGTGGCAATCTCTTTCAAAAGCTTTCGGTCAAAGAATTACGAAAACGAACTTTCAGCGAATTATTAATCAGTATCAATTAGCTGCATCATGTCCGACAGATAAATGCCAAGCGTCTCCTGCAAGTGCTTTTAGTTTACCGACGCTGCAACAAAGCACAGTAAAGTATAAGCAAGAGTGGAAAGAGATAATTGATGTTTCTAAGTTCTTTGGTCGTACAATTGAACTAGCTAATTTAGAAGAATGGATTGTCAGCGATCGCTGTCGCGTTGTATCGCTGAGTGGAATGCCAGGAATTGGCAAAACATCTTTAGCCGCAGTGTGTGCCGAAAAGATACAACATGAGTTTGAGTATCTCATTTGGCATAATGTGCGTAATGCCCAGCCGATTAAAGAACTGTTAGCAGAGATCATTATATTCTTAGGGCAGCAGCCAGGAATAGAACTACCGCAAACAATTGATGGCTTACTCGCATGTTTGATGAAGTATTTAAGGCAGCATCGCTGTTTGTTAATTTTAGATAACTACGAGTCAGTTTTACAAAGTGGCGGAAAAGCTGGACGTTACCGCGATAATTATGAAGGCTATGGGCAATTGTTGCGACAAGTTGCGGATGAACGACATCAAAGCTGCTTGTTACTAACGACAAGAGAGTTACCTATTAGTTTAAATGTCAAAGCTGGTGATAATTTACCTGTGCGATCGCTACAATTAAGTGGCTTATCACCAGAACCCGCCTGTGAGATTTTGGCGGCGAAAGGTTTAATTTTTACTAACAAAGAAGCACGCGAGTTGGTTGAGCGTTATTCGGGTAATCCACTGGCTTTGAAGATTGCTGCTGCATCAATTCAATCTTTATACAAAAAAAATGTATCCAAGTTCTTATCGCAAGATCGAATTGTCTTTGGAGAAATTTGGGATCTGTTAGAACAACAATTCAATCGTTTATCGAATCGCGAGAAGCAAGTGATGCTGTGGTTAACAAATCAAGATCCACACTTGCTACACATCAATGAAAATGACTTACCTGGATTATCTATCAGAAACGTGTTAGAAGCTTTGCAATCGTTACAACAGCGATCGCTCATCAAAAATGATTCGTTTTGCTTTACTCAGCCTAACATGATCTTAGAGTACATCAAAGAAGTAACGCACTACAAAAGTGAATCCAGTATTCTTAAATTTACAAGTGTACCATCAGAATTAAGTCAGGTGCCCACACTTAGTAAAAAGCAAGGGTAG
- a CDS encoding glycosyltransferase WbuB gives MRILVYGLNYTPELTGIGKYTGEMTEWLAAQGHEVRVVTALPYYPAWRVDAGFSPWRYCTEFLKGVKVWRCPLWVPHKPSGLKRILHLASFAIASFPVVLWQGLNWQPDVVFVVEPAFFCVVGALVTSRVSGAKAWLHIQDFEIDAGFDLGLLPSSGIVRSLISTIERWLTNRFDRVSTISEKMLERLKLKGVLIYKCVYFPNWVDTKTIYPLQHTSALRAELGIASDTFVALYSGSMGEKQGLEVILATAQMLATDYPNILFVLCGEGSARKHLQKLAKKMPNVRFLNLQPVHRLNDLLNLANVHLLPQLPTAADLVMPSKLQGMCASGRPAIATVHPGTQIAQVLQSCGMTVIPGDITALTEALVILANHPEQCTELGKAARQFTLNNWQQEKVLQQLEQKFYQLCFTPNVSNKRIDAALEQPLESDS, from the coding sequence ATGCGCATACTTGTATATGGACTTAACTATACTCCTGAACTAACTGGCATTGGTAAATATACAGGAGAGATGACCGAGTGGCTAGCGGCGCAAGGACACGAAGTGCGAGTCGTCACAGCCTTACCCTATTACCCAGCGTGGCGAGTAGACGCGGGTTTCTCCCCTTGGCGTTACTGTACTGAATTTTTAAAAGGTGTTAAAGTCTGGCGCTGTCCGTTATGGGTTCCACACAAACCAAGCGGATTGAAACGCATTTTACATCTAGCTTCATTTGCGATCGCCAGCTTTCCTGTCGTGTTATGGCAAGGGTTAAACTGGCAACCGGATGTTGTGTTTGTCGTCGAACCAGCGTTTTTCTGTGTTGTAGGGGCTTTGGTAACAAGTCGCGTAAGTGGTGCTAAAGCGTGGCTACATATTCAAGATTTTGAAATTGATGCAGGATTTGATTTAGGACTTTTGCCGTCTTCAGGAATTGTTCGTTCTTTAATATCGACAATCGAACGTTGGCTGACAAATCGCTTTGATCGTGTCTCAACAATTTCAGAAAAAATGTTAGAACGACTCAAGCTCAAAGGAGTACTGATATATAAATGTGTCTATTTTCCTAACTGGGTAGATACAAAAACAATTTATCCATTGCAACATACGAGCGCCTTGCGTGCGGAACTGGGGATCGCATCAGATACTTTTGTTGCTTTATATTCCGGTAGTATGGGAGAAAAGCAAGGACTTGAGGTAATACTTGCTACTGCACAAATGCTCGCCACTGATTATCCCAATATACTCTTTGTTCTTTGCGGCGAAGGCTCTGCGAGAAAGCACCTGCAAAAGTTGGCAAAAAAAATGCCGAATGTGCGCTTTCTCAATTTGCAACCCGTACACCGATTGAATGATTTATTAAATCTTGCAAATGTTCACTTACTTCCGCAGTTACCCACCGCAGCCGATTTAGTTATGCCTTCTAAACTGCAAGGTATGTGTGCTTCAGGAAGACCCGCGATCGCCACTGTACACCCAGGTACTCAAATTGCGCAAGTTCTACAAAGTTGTGGAATGACCGTTATTCCAGGAGATATTACAGCTTTAACCGAAGCACTCGTGATTTTAGCAAATCATCCAGAGCAATGCACTGAATTAGGTAAAGCTGCACGTCAGTTTACGCTCAATAACTGGCAACAAGAGAAAGTTTTACAGCAACTCGAACAAAAATTTTATCAGCTATGCTTTACACCAAATGTATCAAATAAGCGGATAGATGCTGCACTAGAGCAGCCCTTAGAATCAGATTCATAA